The window AGCCTCTCGGAAGGGAGCaccatttgttttgcaaatgctttttctgcataAACGTGCCAgtccctggaaaaaaataaatcctcagaGTACGGCAAGAAAaaccttccctttcccttcccactccCAGCACCTAGCACCCCGGCCTCAACCACCGCCAACGGGTGCACCGCGCGCACTGAACTTTACAGGGATTTCtgttaaagaaacaaagagttACGATCATGGCTGAGATCCCTCAGGTTAAGTCCCTCTCAAGTCTTCACGCTGTCAGGAGGTGATCATAAAAGGTTTCTGATTGTTTCATACCCAAGCAGGGAAGAGAGCAATTCCATAGGCTCCGTCACCCCACCGAGCAGCCTGTAGGTCACGCTGTCTGGTTGGTAGCAGTAGATTGGGCAGAAACACGAGGTAGGCCTCCGTCACACGTCTACTCTAGCATGGCAGCTTTTGTGCAGTTTCCTcctgctgggggggctcagaGCCTAGATTTTCACATCTTCCTGGACACTGAGCTGTGAGAGGGTTTTCTTAATGCGGAGGGCAGTGAGTCGAGCCGCTCCGTTGGCGTACCAGCACTCTCGCATCATCTTACCCATCACCCGTAGCGCCTAGGcgagaaaaaaaggcagacgTCAGcgctctgctctcctctcccccgACCCCAAGCTGgtctgccaggctgctgccataCCTCCTAAAATCAGAGCTCAAGTCGCAGCACTTCCTCCTCACTCACCTTCTCCCGAGGGAAGGGGATGCGGAGATGAAAGCAGACCTTACCTCGTAGCTTTGCCACCAGTTTGGGATATTAGGCCGTAATTTCTGATCACACACGACCTTCCGCATCTCTTCAATCGAGGGATCAGAGGGTACCAGGTCGTAGTAGGGAAGCTGATACTCCTCATGGATACCTGAAAGGCAAAGGGGAAATGCAACTCCTGGGAATTGCGCTGAAGACCGACTGATACCGGCTCAGACTACATGACTCACTGCAAAGATGCGTCAACAATTTGCAGTTATTtagaacagaaatgaagaatcTGGGATTTGagtttccaagaaaaaaaattaaaaaaaaaaaaaaaaaaaaaaatcggggaaataaaatgcagctgtcCAAACTGGAAGAGAGACAGCTGCAACCAACACCTCCCAGCACACAGGCAGGGTCGCTGAGCCGAAGGCAGCAGGATTATCACACGCACGGTGGTGCcgtgctcctgcctgcagctggatgTGCCGAGCCACTCGCTCACACCGATTCGGGGGAAGAAAGTCACCCACCAAACCCATCCCAAGGAACATCGGCCACCAGGCAAAGCAGTAACCCCCACGGGTCGGTCTTAACAGCAGTTGTGGGGTCACCTCGGTTGACACCCTTGGTAGCCACACGCACAGCTGTACCCCCCCACCTCGTAGCTCCGTTCTCCAGGGCTCTTCACACCCCACCAACACCTGACCAACAGAAACGCCGAGGCTAGGAAATCCGGGAGCAAGCCAAGCCGGCGGCATGGGCACACAATATTACCTCCTGCGTTGCACCTTCGAGCAATCTCCCAGTAGACCAAGCCCAAGGCATAGATATCAGCACATTTAAATGAATCAAAATGCTTCATGTTAATGGTTTCATCCAAGACTTCAGGGGCCATGTACCTGCAGGACAGAAAGGGAACAGCATGTTAATTTTGAGCAGGGATTCTCTGCAAGACAGCAAACGGCAAGTTTTCCCACGCAGCACTTCCCAGCAGACAAAACTCCGCTCTGCACAGCCTTAATCAGAACAGAACTGGGCCCTGTGGTCTAACAGAGCGAAAAAAATAACTCGGAAAAGAATATCAAGTTGGGAAAGAGGTAAAAACAGCCAAAAGCACACCAGGCTCCAAGACAGCAGGCCCTAAAAAGCTTCTGAGAACGCCAAGCTTGTGGTCAAGTATTGTACGAGCTCCCTGGTGCCAAGTTTACGTAGCTGGCCTACACCCTTCAGCTTGATGGCGCCTGGAGATGAAGGTACCGAGATACCTTCACCATCAATTTGGGCACAATGCTGACACTCTGAGACATTTGGAAATGCTTAAGAGAGAATTTTCACCAGTGctcaagcagcagctcaggcatTTGCTAGTCAACACTCTCGTGCCTCCCGCCGTTCTCCTACCGTTTGGTTCCGACCCTTTGATTTGGTGCAATATCAATCGTATCCGTAACGGAATCATGCCGGACGGCCAGTCCGAGGTCAGCGATGGCACACGTGCCGTTCTTCTTCACCAAGATGTTCTTAGATTTCAAGTCTCTGTGAGCAATCCCAGGCTTTCCtaacagagcaaaataaaaagtagcGAGGGTCAAGGTCTGGTGAAATCTCTTCCTCAAACCGGCGCAGAGGCGGTACCGGATTTCAAGGCGTCGGTTAAACTCTCGGTGTTGCaacacattttcctgtttggaTCCACTGAAAAATAGAGCAGTGCTGACAGCCTGTGGTAGGCAAAGGCTCTACTCGGGCTTCCAAGGCACTGCTAATGCAGTAGCACGCGGAGGCCTCAAGAGGGATAGAAACTCCATCGTCCCAGGCATCAGAACACGCCGCTGTGGATGCGAGGAGTTCATAATTCTGCCAACATCCCACTCAAGTAGCACCAATTTTAGGACGGGGATGTGAAATGCTGCTATAACTCCCAGGAGCCAGCGCAAGGCTAACCCACTTTGCAGCCAGCCGAAGCCAACGGTCTATTTCTGCTCAATACTGACCAGATGAATCCGGGCTGACTCAGCCCCCCCCTTCTCCTCAATTCTGCTTTATTCTCCCCTCAAACATTCCCAGCACCTTTTTAAACTTTGCTCTTACCCTGAGTACCCACAATCTCCATGTGCAGATGGGCCAGTCCGCTAGCAGCCGACAGGGCCAGCTTGATCATCCCCTCGATAGTCACGGTGTATCGATTCAGGTAGTCAAAGAGAGAACCGTGCTCGTGGTAGTCGGAGACGAGCCACAGCTGAGTCCACGTTCCGTTatctgcagcaggaaagagaCTGTGCTCAGATACAACCCCAGGGTGGCACGCAGCCATCGAGCCAGCATTTTGTACCTTATCTTTTTTGATAaagaggagagctgctgggtaaggctgcagctcagcaggcaACCTGGGGGCAAGTAAGGTAAAGAACTTCCAAGGCAAAACACGAGTCTGTGAGGTACAGCTAAAGCACCGCCGCACCTCTTGGCGATTTTACCATCTTTTGGTGAGACACATTCGCAGATGTAGCTACTTGAAAAGTGGCTG is drawn from Falco naumanni isolate bFalNau1 chromosome 20 unlocalized genomic scaffold, bFalNau1.pat SUPER_20_unloc_2, whole genome shotgun sequence and contains these coding sequences:
- the ACVR1B gene encoding activin receptor type-1B gives rise to the protein MVSVFNLDGVKHHVRTCIPEAKLIPAGKPFYCLSSEDLRNTHCCYSDFCNKIDLMVPSGHLKDNEPPSSWGPVELVAVIAGPVFLVFVVMIIVVFVFHHHQRVYHNRQRLDMEDPSCEMCLSKDKTLQDLVYDLSTSGSGSGLPLFVQRTVARTIVLQEIIGKGRFGEVWRGRWRGGDVAVKIFSSREERSWFREAEIYQTVMLRHENILGFIAADNKDNGTWTQLWLVSDYHEHGSLFDYLNRYTVTIEGMIKLALSAASGLAHLHMEIVGTQGKPGIAHRDLKSKNILVKKNGTCAIADLGLAVRHDSVTDTIDIAPNQRVGTKRYMAPEVLDETINMKHFDSFKCADIYALGLVYWEIARRCNAGGIHEEYQLPYYDLVPSDPSIEEMRKVVCDQKLRPNIPNWWQSYEALRVMGKMMRECWYANGAARLTALRIKKTLSQLSVQEDVKI